Proteins from a single region of Sneathiella aquimaris:
- a CDS encoding purine-nucleoside phosphorylase: protein MGLNPYNAADFIQETAPGFRPRVGIILGSGLGGLADRIDVVASIEFKDIPDFPQSSVEGHAGRLILGRLGGMPIVCMQGRIHLYEGADPQDLAVPVRVLKLLGIEILLVTNAAGSFHKDVGPGRLMLITDHINMTARNPLVGDNDDRFGPRFFSMEDAYDPTLRDHFKAIAKEMKIELAEGVYLHYLGPNFETPAEINAFRILGADAVGMSTTPEVLVARHCGLKVAAISNITNLVAGLSETKLSHEQTLECAKLAAEDLEQLIIIFLETLKRELLKTHIKEDDNGNS, encoded by the coding sequence ATGGGACTTAATCCATATAATGCGGCTGATTTCATTCAGGAAACAGCCCCGGGCTTTCGGCCCCGTGTCGGTATCATTCTTGGTTCCGGACTTGGGGGCCTGGCCGATCGAATTGATGTTGTTGCCAGCATTGAATTTAAAGACATACCGGATTTTCCGCAGTCTTCTGTAGAAGGTCATGCCGGTCGGCTTATTCTTGGACGACTGGGCGGGATGCCTATCGTTTGCATGCAAGGTCGCATCCATTTGTATGAAGGCGCTGACCCACAAGATCTGGCTGTGCCGGTCCGCGTCCTGAAATTATTGGGCATTGAAATCCTTTTGGTGACCAATGCGGCAGGAAGCTTTCACAAAGATGTGGGTCCCGGTCGGTTAATGTTGATTACAGATCATATCAACATGACGGCCAGAAACCCGCTTGTTGGAGACAATGACGACCGGTTTGGCCCGCGTTTCTTTTCCATGGAAGATGCCTATGACCCCACGCTGCGGGATCATTTCAAAGCCATCGCAAAAGAAATGAAAATTGAGCTCGCAGAAGGTGTTTACCTTCATTATCTAGGCCCGAATTTCGAAACGCCTGCTGAAATCAATGCGTTTAGAATTCTTGGCGCAGACGCTGTCGGCATGTCGACGACACCGGAAGTTCTGGTAGCGCGTCACTGCGGACTAAAGGTCGCCGCCATATCCAATATTACCAATCTGGTTGCCGGGCTGAGTGAAACAAAACTCAGTCACGAACAGACACTGGAATGTGCGAAACTTGCGGCTGAAGATCTTGAACAACTTATTATCATCTTTTTGGAGACCCTTAAGCGGGAACTCCTGAAAACACATATTAAGGAGGATGACAATGGCAACAGTTAG
- the deoC gene encoding deoxyribose-phosphate aldolase, with the protein MTMATVSQLEHPAHTHARNPGLPFNKDAVEDVYVNLSAVERRSSTLGGRRSVKKDYQAAWLLKAISCIDLTTLSGDDTPGRVKRLCAKARQPVRPDLLQALGMADKGLTTGAICVYHTMVETAVQALEGTNIPVAAVSTGFPAGLSPFELRVKEIEASVAAGAKEIDIVITRGHVLTGNWQALYDEVKAFRIACKDAHLKVILGTGELVTLRNVAKASMLSMMAGADFIKTSTGKEGVNATLPVSLVMIRAIREYQEMTGFKIGYKPAGGISAAKDILGYQFMMKEELGNDWLQPDLFRIGASSLLGDIERQLEHFVTGRYSADFRHPMG; encoded by the coding sequence ATGACAATGGCAACAGTTAGCCAGCTTGAACATCCAGCCCACACGCATGCCCGTAATCCCGGACTACCGTTCAATAAAGATGCGGTTGAAGATGTATATGTCAATCTTAGCGCCGTTGAACGCCGTTCCAGCACGCTTGGTGGGCGGCGATCTGTTAAAAAAGACTATCAGGCGGCCTGGTTACTAAAAGCAATATCCTGCATCGACCTTACAACGTTAAGCGGCGATGATACGCCCGGCCGTGTGAAACGACTTTGTGCCAAAGCCCGCCAACCTGTTAGACCCGATCTATTACAAGCACTTGGTATGGCCGACAAAGGCCTGACCACGGGGGCAATCTGTGTCTACCATACGATGGTGGAAACGGCTGTACAGGCGTTGGAAGGAACGAACATTCCCGTCGCGGCCGTATCAACCGGCTTTCCCGCCGGTCTCAGCCCGTTTGAATTGCGTGTGAAAGAAATTGAAGCCTCGGTTGCGGCAGGGGCAAAAGAGATCGATATCGTTATTACCCGCGGCCATGTTCTCACTGGAAACTGGCAAGCATTGTACGATGAGGTAAAAGCCTTTCGTATTGCCTGCAAGGATGCGCATCTTAAGGTCATTTTGGGAACCGGTGAACTTGTAACCCTGCGCAATGTTGCCAAGGCCAGTATGCTGTCAATGATGGCGGGCGCTGATTTCATTAAAACATCGACTGGTAAAGAAGGGGTCAATGCGACCTTGCCTGTCAGCCTTGTCATGATCCGGGCCATTCGGGAATATCAGGAAATGACCGGGTTCAAAATCGGTTACAAACCAGCTGGCGGTATCAGTGCTGCGAAAGACATCTTGGGCTATCAGTTCATGATGAAGGAAGAACTCGGCAATGACTGGCTGCAACCGGACCTTTTCCGCATTGGCGCCTCCAGTTTACTCGGAGACATCGAGCGTCAGTTAGAACATTTTGTAACCGGTAGATATTCTGCCGATTTCCGCCACCCAATGGGTTGA
- a CDS encoding aldehyde dehydrogenase family protein: MSIAEIFDSMEYGPAPESDANARQWLQHHEGTFDLFINGSWTKGTANTRFASINPANGETLAQITQASAEDVEAAVSAARKAQAKWEKLGGYGRARHLYALARILQRNARLLAVLESLDNGKPVRETRDIDIPLVARHFYHHAGWAQLQESQFPHHVAMGVIGQIIPWNFPLLMLAWKIAPAIAAGNTVVLKPAEFTSLTALCFAELCKQAGLPDGVVNIVTGDGRTGEQIVGHPDINKIAFTGSTEVGRRIREATAGTGKHLTLELGGKSPFIVFDDADLDSAVEGVVDAIWFNQGQVCCAGSRLLVQEGIAEKFYRKLRARMENLRLGDPLDKCIDMGAIVAPVQLQTIEALVQKGCDEGADMWQPSWSVPKDGCFYPPTLFTNVAPATTIAQEEIFGPVVVAMTFRTPGEAVQLANNTRYGLAASVWSENINLALDIAPKLDCGVVWINSTNQFDAACGFGGNRESGYGREGGIEGMQEILKPKFLSKLPAYKETPSQKQSGKSALSPVSTVDRTAKMYIGGKQSRPDSGYSLPVFSAKGDLIAEVGEGNRKDIRNAVEAARKATAWTNTTAHNRAQVLYYLAENLDIRRQEFADRLSQMTGASAKDAQNEVAVAVRRLFTYGAWADKYESRVHNPPMRGVTLAMKEAIGTIGIICPDENPLLGMISLAAPAIAMGNRVIVVPSEMHSLSATDFYQVLETSDVPAGVFNIVTGRKSDLVKPLASHDDVKSLWYVGSAEGCALVEKSSCGNMKRTWTNHGLKRDWFVPEQAEGEEFLQHATQIKNIWIPYGE, from the coding sequence ATGAGCATAGCAGAGATATTTGATAGCATGGAATATGGTCCAGCCCCTGAAAGCGACGCAAACGCCCGGCAATGGCTTCAACACCATGAAGGTACATTTGATCTTTTTATCAATGGCTCCTGGACGAAAGGGACAGCAAACACCCGCTTTGCCTCTATCAATCCGGCAAATGGTGAAACGCTGGCACAGATAACACAGGCAAGTGCTGAAGATGTCGAAGCGGCCGTATCAGCCGCTCGAAAAGCACAGGCGAAGTGGGAAAAATTAGGCGGATATGGACGGGCCCGCCATCTCTATGCCCTCGCCCGTATTCTTCAACGCAACGCCCGGCTGCTTGCGGTTCTGGAAAGTCTGGACAATGGAAAGCCGGTACGTGAGACCCGGGATATTGATATACCTTTGGTTGCCCGTCACTTTTATCACCATGCTGGCTGGGCGCAGTTGCAGGAAAGCCAGTTCCCCCATCATGTAGCCATGGGTGTAATCGGTCAGATCATACCGTGGAATTTTCCATTGCTTATGCTGGCCTGGAAAATTGCCCCTGCAATCGCGGCTGGAAACACCGTTGTCTTGAAACCAGCTGAATTCACCTCGCTCACAGCCCTTTGCTTTGCTGAACTTTGTAAACAGGCCGGTCTTCCTGATGGGGTTGTCAATATTGTGACCGGGGATGGACGCACGGGCGAGCAGATTGTCGGCCACCCGGATATCAACAAAATTGCGTTTACCGGCTCTACTGAAGTCGGACGCCGGATCAGGGAAGCGACAGCCGGCACAGGCAAACATTTAACGCTGGAGTTAGGCGGCAAGTCCCCGTTTATCGTTTTTGACGATGCTGACCTTGATAGCGCCGTTGAGGGCGTAGTCGATGCCATTTGGTTCAATCAGGGACAAGTCTGCTGTGCGGGTTCGCGCCTGTTGGTCCAAGAAGGCATTGCTGAAAAATTCTACCGTAAATTACGCGCCCGAATGGAAAATCTCCGGCTAGGAGATCCTTTGGATAAATGCATCGATATGGGGGCCATTGTCGCACCGGTTCAGCTGCAGACGATTGAGGCGCTTGTGCAAAAAGGGTGCGATGAAGGCGCCGACATGTGGCAGCCCAGTTGGTCTGTGCCAAAAGACGGCTGCTTTTATCCACCAACTTTATTTACCAATGTTGCTCCTGCGACAACCATCGCGCAGGAAGAAATCTTTGGCCCCGTTGTTGTCGCCATGACGTTTCGTACCCCAGGCGAAGCTGTTCAACTGGCCAACAATACCCGATATGGTCTTGCAGCCTCTGTTTGGAGTGAAAATATCAACTTGGCGCTGGATATTGCACCAAAGCTTGATTGTGGAGTGGTCTGGATTAATAGCACCAATCAATTTGATGCCGCTTGTGGCTTCGGGGGCAACCGAGAATCCGGCTATGGTCGTGAAGGTGGCATTGAAGGTATGCAGGAAATATTGAAACCAAAATTCCTGTCCAAACTGCCAGCCTACAAAGAGACCCCTTCGCAGAAACAGTCCGGCAAATCAGCGTTATCCCCTGTCTCAACGGTAGACCGAACCGCGAAGATGTATATTGGTGGCAAGCAGTCCCGGCCCGATAGTGGCTACAGCCTGCCAGTATTCTCCGCAAAAGGGGATCTCATTGCCGAGGTTGGCGAAGGGAACCGAAAAGATATCCGAAACGCAGTTGAAGCGGCCAGAAAAGCAACGGCCTGGACCAATACGACAGCGCATAACCGCGCGCAGGTTTTGTATTATTTGGCTGAAAACCTGGATATCAGGCGTCAGGAATTTGCGGATCGCCTTTCGCAAATGACCGGCGCGTCAGCCAAGGATGCCCAGAACGAGGTCGCCGTCGCCGTTCGGCGTTTATTCACCTATGGCGCTTGGGCTGACAAATATGAAAGCCGGGTTCATAATCCGCCCATGCGCGGGGTTACACTTGCAATGAAAGAGGCAATTGGAACAATTGGCATTATATGTCCGGATGAAAACCCGCTTCTGGGTATGATTTCACTGGCAGCGCCGGCAATTGCTATGGGGAACCGTGTTATTGTCGTCCCCTCGGAAATGCATTCTTTAAGCGCAACGGATTTTTATCAAGTACTGGAAACATCGGATGTTCCGGCGGGCGTGTTCAATATTGTCACGGGCCGAAAATCTGATCTGGTTAAACCCTTGGCCTCCCATGATGATGTGAAATCCCTCTGGTATGTTGGATCCGCTGAAGGATGTGCTCTTGTCGAGAAATCTTCATGTGGCAACATGAAGCGGACATGGACCAATCATGGCCTCAAGCGGGACTGGTTTGTTCCGGAACAGGCCGAGGGTGAAGAGTTTTTGCAGCATGCAACTCAGATTAAAAATATCTGGATCCCGTACGGAGAATAA
- the deoA gene encoding thymidine phosphorylase, producing the protein MTADFFPQEIIRKKRDGAALSKAEIDFMVRGITDNSVTEGQISAFAMAVYFQDMTMQERIWLTKAMVHSGDVMSWTDADLGRPVVDKHSTGGVGDKVSLMLAAIVAACGGAVPMISGRGLGHTGGTLDKLDSIEGYNTAPDPKLLTKVVKNIGCAIIGQTADLAPADKRFYAIRDVTATVESISLITASILSKKLAAGLDALIMDVKFGSGAFKQKIEDAEELARSIVTVSNGAGVPTTALLTDMNEVLGTTAGNAVEVRETIDYLMGRKVDERLNTVVVALCSEMLVLAGIADETTAPLAVKGALSSGTAAEKFAQMVAALGGPTDLMTNPDKHLPLAPIRRDVIAPKRGFIKTLDTREMGVSVMDLGGGRHAASDPIDYGVGLVNIKGIGAKVGPRNPVATIIARTEDQADRAENRILAALTIAGEAPTKTPIVLKRVTGEHS; encoded by the coding sequence ATGACCGCTGATTTTTTTCCGCAAGAGATTATCCGCAAGAAAAGAGATGGGGCAGCCCTTAGCAAGGCTGAAATCGATTTCATGGTCCGCGGCATCACAGACAATTCTGTAACAGAAGGACAGATTTCAGCATTTGCGATGGCCGTCTATTTTCAGGATATGACGATGCAGGAACGGATTTGGCTGACAAAGGCAATGGTCCATTCCGGGGACGTGATGAGCTGGACAGATGCCGATCTGGGCCGTCCTGTTGTAGACAAGCATTCGACCGGTGGCGTTGGCGATAAAGTAAGCCTGATGCTGGCCGCCATTGTTGCCGCCTGCGGCGGTGCGGTCCCAATGATCTCGGGCCGGGGATTGGGGCATACAGGCGGTACACTGGATAAACTGGACAGTATTGAAGGATACAACACAGCCCCGGACCCAAAACTCCTGACCAAAGTAGTAAAAAATATCGGATGCGCGATCATTGGGCAGACTGCGGACCTTGCCCCTGCAGACAAGCGCTTCTATGCCATTCGGGATGTTACCGCGACCGTTGAGAGCATTTCGTTGATCACGGCTTCCATCCTTTCAAAAAAACTGGCGGCGGGACTGGATGCCCTTATCATGGATGTGAAATTCGGTTCCGGCGCCTTTAAACAAAAGATTGAAGATGCCGAAGAGCTTGCGCGCAGTATTGTAACTGTATCCAATGGTGCAGGGGTTCCAACAACGGCTCTCTTGACCGATATGAACGAAGTCCTTGGAACGACAGCTGGAAACGCCGTTGAAGTGCGCGAAACCATAGATTACCTGATGGGGCGAAAAGTCGATGAGCGGCTCAATACGGTTGTTGTTGCGCTCTGTTCGGAGATGCTGGTGCTGGCGGGTATCGCGGATGAGACCACAGCACCCCTTGCTGTAAAAGGAGCCCTGTCCAGCGGAACCGCCGCAGAAAAATTTGCCCAAATGGTGGCTGCCCTTGGGGGCCCAACAGATTTAATGACCAATCCCGACAAACATCTTCCGCTCGCGCCAATCCGTCGAGATGTTATCGCCCCCAAGCGGGGTTTTATCAAAACGCTCGATACCCGAGAAATGGGTGTTTCTGTTATGGATCTCGGCGGCGGACGTCATGCCGCAAGTGATCCTATTGATTATGGCGTTGGATTGGTCAACATTAAGGGAATTGGCGCAAAGGTTGGACCGCGCAATCCTGTCGCTACGATTATTGCCCGCACGGAAGATCAGGCTGATCGTGCTGAAAATCGGATTTTGGCTGCCCTAACCATCGCTGGCGAGGCTCCGACCAAAACGCCTATTGTCCTGAAACGTGTTACAGGAGAACATTCATGA
- a CDS encoding phosphopentomutase encodes MSRALLLVLDSFGLGAARDAADFGDTGADTFGHILDASLTGKADNENRSGPLRLPNLEALGLYKAHSLHTGKGPIRQSSYTGLYGYAQEMSKGKDTPSGHWEMTGVPVMFDWGYFPKEIPCFPETLTSALIKKCQLPGILGNCHASGTDIIARLGDEHVESGKPIFYTSADSVLQIAAHEESFGLQRLYDLCAEARTLVDDLEIGRVIARPFVGSTGAYTRTSNRKDLAVPPPEPTLLDALSTEGNPVISIGKIGDIFAHQGTGTEIKANGNMALFDATLTALNEAEDGSFIFTNFVDFDQSYGHRRDIAGYAHALEEFDQRLPELFSVMEDDDLVLMTADHGCDPTWPGSDHTREVVPVLGYGKNIPGQFIGERDTFADIGQTIATHLGIKPLNKGSSFLS; translated from the coding sequence ATGAGCCGGGCCTTGTTACTTGTCTTGGATAGTTTTGGGTTAGGCGCTGCACGTGATGCTGCCGATTTTGGGGATACCGGGGCCGATACCTTTGGCCATATTCTGGATGCCTCCCTCACAGGAAAAGCCGATAACGAAAACCGCTCAGGCCCTTTACGCCTCCCCAACCTCGAAGCATTGGGGCTATACAAAGCCCATAGCCTGCACACCGGAAAAGGCCCGATACGCCAGAGCAGCTATACCGGTCTTTACGGCTATGCACAAGAAATGAGTAAGGGGAAGGACACGCCATCTGGCCATTGGGAAATGACGGGGGTCCCCGTCATGTTTGACTGGGGTTACTTCCCCAAAGAAATCCCCTGTTTCCCTGAAACACTAACCAGTGCACTAATCAAGAAATGTCAATTACCGGGCATTCTTGGTAATTGTCATGCCTCAGGCACTGATATTATCGCGCGCCTCGGGGACGAGCATGTCGAAAGCGGAAAGCCGATTTTTTACACATCCGCCGACAGTGTCCTGCAAATTGCTGCCCATGAAGAAAGTTTCGGCTTGCAACGCTTATATGACCTATGCGCCGAAGCACGCACACTCGTCGATGATCTGGAGATCGGGCGTGTCATTGCCAGGCCGTTTGTCGGATCTACAGGGGCCTATACCCGAACGAGTAACCGAAAAGACCTTGCCGTCCCCCCCCCAGAACCTACGTTGCTGGACGCCCTGAGCACAGAAGGCAATCCAGTTATCTCCATCGGTAAAATTGGCGACATATTTGCCCATCAGGGAACCGGAACTGAAATCAAGGCAAATGGAAATATGGCTCTGTTTGATGCCACACTTACGGCGTTGAACGAAGCAGAAGACGGCAGCTTTATTTTTACGAACTTTGTGGATTTTGACCAATCCTATGGCCACCGGCGAGATATCGCGGGTTATGCCCATGCGCTGGAAGAGTTTGATCAGCGCCTGCCTGAGCTTTTTAGTGTTATGGAAGACGATGATCTTGTTTTAATGACGGCCGATCATGGATGCGATCCCACTTGGCCGGGCTCGGATCATACCCGTGAGGTCGTGCCTGTTCTTGGCTATGGCAAAAACATTCCAGGGCAGTTCATTGGGGAAAGAGACACCTTTGCCGATATCGGCCAGACGATCGCCACGCATCTGGGGATTAAACCACTGAACAAGGGATCATCCTTTTTGTCATGA
- the add gene encoding adenosine deaminase, with product MKTVKKAELHVHLEGTATPALVKKLAANNGAELDPSTFKSDGEFSWSDFWDFLRCYDKAAAAIQSKDDYRAVTYDYLKRCALENTIYVETFSSPDHAANAGISYTDHLEGIAAGIDDARRDFGIEGRIIVTCVRHLGPEKANSVAQKFVEHPHPYVVGFGMGGDEAQYHPKDFAPAFYKAHDAGYKTTNHAGEFGDCQSIKDTLTHLPVSRIGHGVRAIEDPHLVAELAERQIPLELCPGSNIATGLYDGYEQHPFDQLKQAGCIVTLNSDDPPFFATSIGKEYERIAAVNRYDEKIMRQITINSLKSAFCDDALKEKLIATV from the coding sequence ATGAAAACAGTAAAAAAAGCAGAACTGCACGTTCATCTGGAAGGGACTGCCACCCCTGCCCTTGTAAAAAAACTTGCGGCCAACAATGGGGCTGAACTGGATCCGTCGACTTTCAAGTCTGACGGAGAATTTTCCTGGTCGGATTTTTGGGATTTTCTACGCTGTTATGACAAAGCCGCTGCCGCCATTCAAAGCAAGGACGACTACCGCGCCGTTACGTATGATTATCTCAAACGTTGCGCGCTGGAAAATACAATATACGTGGAAACCTTTTCCTCTCCTGACCATGCGGCCAATGCTGGCATCAGTTACACAGATCATTTAGAGGGCATTGCCGCAGGCATTGACGATGCCCGGCGTGATTTTGGCATAGAAGGACGGATTATTGTCACGTGCGTCCGTCATCTGGGTCCCGAAAAGGCTAACTCTGTAGCCCAAAAATTTGTAGAACACCCTCATCCCTATGTGGTTGGTTTCGGCATGGGGGGTGATGAAGCGCAGTACCACCCAAAAGACTTTGCTCCTGCTTTTTACAAGGCGCATGATGCCGGTTACAAGACGACAAATCATGCGGGTGAATTCGGAGATTGCCAAAGCATCAAGGACACCCTCACCCATCTTCCCGTCAGTCGGATTGGCCACGGTGTGCGCGCTATCGAAGATCCACATCTGGTCGCTGAGCTCGCCGAAAGACAAATCCCTTTGGAACTCTGCCCCGGAAGTAATATCGCAACCGGCCTTTATGATGGATACGAACAGCATCCTTTTGATCAGCTAAAACAAGCGGGCTGTATCGTCACACTGAACTCCGACGACCCCCCTTTCTTTGCCACATCCATCGGCAAAGAATATGAAAGGATCGCCGCGGTGAACAGGTATGATGAGAAGATCATGCGGCAGATCACCATTAACAGCCTGAAATCGGCCTTTTGTGATGACGCCCTGAAAGAAAAACTGATTGCGACAGTTTAG
- a CDS encoding OmpH family outer membrane protein, whose amino-acid sequence MIQFFKSRVAAVGLAVTFSVFGSGLINSDVLAQTTIPQAKAAIVDVTFILNSSETWKNAEKEMKARVDDVQKEIDVKKEQLKVRADELKRQQTILAPDVFQAKAREIQKDQLGLQREAQISNAKVNDVLNRMRGQLRGVIVKLAANVAAEKGMNIGFDRNNVIFFNDGMDITKEVLKRFNASKTKVEITVDKNQ is encoded by the coding sequence GTGATTCAATTTTTCAAAAGCCGTGTAGCTGCTGTTGGTCTGGCTGTTACTTTTTCTGTATTTGGCAGTGGCTTAATCAATTCAGATGTTTTGGCACAAACGACTATTCCACAAGCAAAAGCAGCGATCGTGGACGTCACGTTTATTTTGAACAGCTCCGAGACCTGGAAAAATGCTGAGAAAGAAATGAAAGCCCGTGTCGATGATGTTCAAAAAGAAATTGATGTAAAAAAAGAACAACTTAAAGTCCGCGCCGATGAATTGAAGCGGCAGCAGACAATTCTTGCACCGGATGTTTTCCAGGCCAAGGCTCGCGAAATTCAGAAAGACCAGTTGGGTCTCCAGCGTGAGGCGCAGATTTCCAATGCTAAAGTGAATGATGTCCTCAATCGCATGCGGGGCCAGCTTCGAGGTGTTATTGTCAAGCTGGCGGCTAATGTTGCCGCGGAAAAAGGCATGAATATTGGCTTCGATCGAAACAATGTCATATTCTTCAATGACGGGATGGATATCACCAAGGAAGTTTTGAAACGGTTTAATGCGTCCAAAACAAAGGTTGAAATTACTGTCGATAAAAACCAATAA
- a CDS encoding nitroreductase family protein translates to MNAIDALLTRKSAAKLVEPAPDDAALQTLFQAAVRAPDHGCIRPWRFIYFKDEMRHELGQIFVEALKKNNPEATQASLEKEANKPLRAPLVIAVIAKVQEHPKVPAVEQIISAGAAAQNIMIAAHAMGYAGIWRSGSPCFDEYVRSRLGAIGDDMIVGFLYLGTAKTVPPMPDLSLADYVSEWRSA, encoded by the coding sequence ATGAATGCTATTGATGCGTTGCTTACTCGAAAATCTGCGGCAAAGCTGGTTGAGCCGGCCCCAGACGATGCAGCATTGCAGACACTTTTTCAGGCGGCGGTAAGGGCGCCGGATCATGGTTGTATTCGTCCTTGGCGATTTATATATTTCAAAGATGAAATGCGGCATGAGCTTGGGCAGATTTTTGTTGAGGCGCTGAAAAAAAACAACCCTGAAGCAACACAGGCTTCCCTTGAAAAAGAAGCCAACAAACCGTTGCGTGCGCCATTGGTGATCGCAGTCATTGCGAAAGTACAGGAGCACCCCAAAGTGCCCGCCGTTGAGCAAATCATATCCGCAGGAGCAGCGGCCCAGAACATAATGATTGCAGCGCATGCCATGGGATATGCTGGAATATGGCGGTCGGGCTCTCCGTGTTTTGATGAATATGTGCGCAGCCGATTGGGGGCAATCGGCGACGATATGATTGTTGGATTTCTGTATCTTGGAACGGCCAAAACGGTCCCGCCGATGCCGGACTTGTCGTTGGCGGATTATGTAAGCGAGTGGCGATCCGCATAA
- a CDS encoding universal stress protein, with protein sequence MSFKTILLHLTNDEKLEASISVALNLAAENSAHIVGLYTIAPVTPPTSFMGYIPPEFIERTRGIEAENAKQACERLTAKATAAGVEFSCVQEEGYAPDVIQKHALTADLVILGQIDPSNEKSAQYQNLADELVVGCPCPVLTVPYAGNFEKFGSHILVGWNNTREASKALRGALPFIKKATKVTLLNVNPTSDQSIGNDAAKKFLERHGATVQVKIGHWPDVGVGNALLDALVDYEADMLVMGAYGHSRLREMILGGATQEILGHMTAPVLFAH encoded by the coding sequence ATGTCCTTCAAAACCATCTTATTGCATTTGACCAATGATGAGAAACTGGAAGCGTCTATTTCCGTCGCCTTGAATCTGGCCGCCGAAAATTCGGCTCATATCGTCGGTCTTTACACGATTGCACCTGTAACCCCTCCAACCTCGTTCATGGGATATATCCCACCAGAATTCATTGAACGCACACGAGGAATTGAAGCAGAAAACGCAAAACAGGCATGCGAACGACTAACGGCAAAAGCAACGGCCGCCGGAGTAGAGTTTTCCTGCGTTCAGGAAGAAGGCTATGCGCCTGATGTTATTCAGAAGCATGCGCTTACCGCCGACCTTGTCATCCTGGGCCAAATCGACCCAAGCAATGAAAAATCTGCACAATATCAAAACCTTGCAGATGAACTTGTTGTTGGATGCCCCTGTCCGGTTCTGACCGTGCCATACGCTGGCAACTTTGAGAAATTTGGGTCTCATATTCTGGTCGGGTGGAACAACACGCGTGAAGCATCGAAAGCTCTGCGCGGCGCACTTCCCTTCATTAAAAAGGCCACGAAGGTAACACTTCTGAATGTAAATCCAACATCGGATCAAAGTATTGGAAATGACGCTGCGAAAAAATTTCTGGAACGTCATGGTGCCACCGTTCAGGTGAAAATCGGACACTGGCCAGATGTAGGGGTTGGCAATGCGCTGCTGGATGCTCTGGTCGACTATGAGGCAGACATGCTTGTAATGGGCGCATATGGCCATAGCCGATTAAGAGAAATGATCCTTGGAGGAGCGACCCAAGAGATTCTCGGACATATGACCGCACCGGTATTGTTCGCACACTAA
- a CDS encoding pseudouridine synthase: MSFIPKSKYTYISFHKPFGVLSQFTSEGGHPSLEGFGLPKGVYAAGRLDRDSEGLLILSDDGPFINKLLDPKFAHPRTYLVQVEGDPLDQDLNALRKGPVIKGYKTKECLVERPEPQPLIGERNPPIRERKNIPTTWLKLTLTEGKNRQVRRMTAAVGFPTLRLIRIAIGDLSLENLEPGQWREILKEDILSS; encoded by the coding sequence TTGTCTTTCATTCCTAAATCTAAATATACCTACATTTCCTTTCATAAACCTTTCGGTGTTTTAAGCCAGTTCACGAGCGAGGGAGGCCACCCGTCTCTGGAAGGATTTGGACTACCGAAAGGGGTTTATGCCGCCGGGCGACTGGACCGGGACAGTGAAGGGCTTTTAATTTTAAGCGATGACGGCCCCTTCATAAACAAACTGCTGGACCCGAAATTTGCACATCCACGGACTTATCTGGTGCAGGTTGAAGGAGATCCCCTGGATCAGGATTTGAATGCGCTGCGGAAGGGGCCTGTCATCAAAGGCTATAAAACAAAAGAATGTCTTGTCGAAAGGCCGGAACCGCAACCCTTGATCGGGGAACGGAACCCACCTATCCGGGAGAGAAAAAATATACCGACCACGTGGTTGAAACTTACCCTGACTGAGGGGAAAAACCGGCAGGTCCGCCGGATGACAGCCGCGGTGGGCTTTCCCACGCTACGGCTTATCCGCATTGCCATTGGAGATTTGTCGCTAGAGAATCTGGAGCCCGGGCAATGGCGTGAAATTTTAAAAGAGGACATCCTGTCTTCGTGA